The following proteins come from a genomic window of Egibacteraceae bacterium:
- a CDS encoding methyltransferase domain-containing protein gives MTTTPVPPQVAPFPEPHEEAVALAERLFGASIGAFELVTVQLGVDLGLYAWLAQHPDARAADLAGAAGVHERYAREWLEQQAAAGIVSVDDPSASPEARRYRLPAGHAEALLDEESLAYIAPLARFLVALPPLLPDLEQAYRSGTGLAFGDFGEHVRIGQAGFNRPSFTHLLTSTWLPDGVPDVHQRLEAAPPARVLDVACGAGWSSIALARGYPTIHVDGIDLDAPAIEQARATASALGLEERVEFDTRDAADPPGDRYEVAFVFEALHDLPHPVETLRAIREVLADDGCVIVMDERVGDEFAAPADDFERFLYAASVLHCLPVGMSRQPSAATGTLLRPATLRAYGNQAGFSTTEILPIDHDFFRFYRLLP, from the coding sequence ATGACCACCACGCCCGTCCCCCCGCAGGTCGCCCCGTTTCCCGAACCGCACGAGGAGGCGGTCGCGCTGGCGGAGCGGCTGTTCGGCGCCAGCATCGGCGCGTTCGAGCTCGTCACCGTCCAGCTCGGCGTCGACCTGGGCCTGTACGCCTGGCTCGCCCAGCATCCCGACGCCCGGGCGGCGGATCTGGCGGGCGCCGCCGGCGTCCACGAACGCTACGCGCGCGAGTGGCTGGAGCAGCAAGCAGCCGCCGGGATCGTCTCGGTCGACGACCCGTCCGCGTCGCCGGAGGCCCGCCGCTACCGCCTGCCGGCAGGCCACGCCGAGGCGCTGCTGGACGAGGAGAGCCTCGCCTACATCGCCCCGCTCGCGCGTTTCCTCGTCGCGCTGCCCCCGCTCCTGCCGGACCTCGAACAGGCCTACCGGTCCGGGACCGGACTGGCCTTCGGGGACTTCGGGGAGCACGTCCGCATCGGCCAGGCCGGGTTCAACCGGCCGTCCTTCACCCACCTGCTCACCTCCACCTGGCTGCCCGACGGCGTCCCCGACGTGCACCAGCGGCTGGAGGCGGCACCGCCCGCCCGGGTGCTCGACGTGGCCTGCGGCGCGGGGTGGTCCTCGATCGCGCTCGCTCGTGGCTACCCGACCATCCACGTGGACGGCATCGACCTCGACGCTCCCGCCATCGAGCAGGCCCGCGCGACCGCGTCGGCGCTGGGACTGGAGGAGCGGGTCGAGTTCGACACGCGCGATGCCGCCGATCCACCCGGCGACCGCTACGAGGTCGCCTTCGTCTTCGAGGCGCTGCACGACCTGCCGCACCCCGTCGAGACGCTGCGCGCGATCCGCGAGGTGCTCGCCGACGACGGCTGCGTCATCGTGATGGACGAGAGGGTCGGCGACGAGTTCGCCGCGCCCGCCGACGACTTCGAGCGGTTCCTGTACGCCGCCAGCGTCCTGCACTGCCTCCCGGTGGGCATGTCCCGCCAGCCCTCCGCCGCGACCGGCACGCTCCTGCGACCCGCGACCCTGCGCGCCTACGGCAACCAAGCAGGGTTCTCCACCACCGAGATCCTGCCGATCGACCACGACTTCT